A portion of the Fusobacterium nucleatum genome contains these proteins:
- the murJ gene encoding murein biosynthesis integral membrane protein MurJ, which translates to MLKKSIHTMIITMISRVLGLFRGTLVAYFFGASILTDAYYSAFKISNFFRQLLGEGALGNTFIPLYHKKKKEEGEERSREYIFSVLNITFLFSFLVSILMIIFSSYIIDFIVVGFSDELKIVASRLLKIMSFYFLFISLSGMMGSILNNFGYFAIPASTSIFFNLSIIFSAIWLTKYFDIDALAYGVLIGGILQFLVVFFPFLRLLKTYSLKIDFKDVYLKLLGIKLIPMLIGVFARQINTIVDQFFASFLVAGSITALENASRIYLLPVGVFGVTISNVLFPTISKAAANNDKEGTNKGIISALNFLNFLTIPSLFVLTFFSKDVIRLIFSYGKFNEEAVRITAECLFYYSLGLLFYVGVQLVSKAYYAMGDNKRPAKFSIIAIIMNIVLNYLFIKNFQHKGLAMATSISSGVNFFLLLFIYVKNYVKLDLKNLIFTSIKICVSSIIATGAAYYINNVILKLIVFSAVFLLQWVYPIYKYRERIFYKK; encoded by the coding sequence ATGTTAAAGAAATCTATACATACAATGATAATTACAATGATAAGTAGGGTATTAGGACTTTTTAGAGGAACTCTAGTAGCCTATTTTTTTGGTGCTTCTATATTAACAGATGCTTATTATAGTGCATTTAAAATAAGTAACTTTTTTAGACAACTTTTAGGAGAAGGAGCATTAGGAAATACTTTTATACCACTTTATCATAAAAAGAAAAAAGAAGAAGGAGAGGAAAGAAGTAGGGAATATATATTTTCTGTTTTAAATATCACTTTTTTATTCAGCTTTTTAGTTAGTATATTGATGATAATTTTTTCTAGTTATATTATTGATTTTATAGTGGTTGGATTTAGTGATGAATTAAAAATAGTAGCCTCAAGACTTTTAAAGATAATGTCTTTTTATTTCTTATTTATTTCTTTATCTGGTATGATGGGTTCTATTTTAAATAATTTTGGATACTTTGCTATACCTGCTTCAACTTCAATATTTTTTAATCTATCAATAATATTTTCTGCTATATGGCTTACAAAATATTTTGATATAGATGCCTTAGCTTATGGAGTTTTAATAGGTGGAATATTACAATTTTTGGTTGTATTTTTTCCTTTTTTAAGACTTTTAAAAACTTATTCTTTAAAAATTGATTTTAAAGATGTTTACTTAAAACTTTTAGGAATAAAATTAATTCCTATGCTTATAGGTGTTTTTGCAAGACAAATTAATACAATAGTAGACCAATTTTTTGCTTCATTCTTAGTTGCAGGTTCAATAACAGCACTTGAAAATGCAAGTAGAATTTATTTACTTCCAGTTGGAGTATTTGGAGTGACTATATCAAATGTACTTTTTCCAACTATATCAAAAGCAGCAGCAAATAATGATAAAGAAGGAACTAATAAAGGAATTATATCAGCACTTAACTTTTTAAATTTTTTAACAATACCAAGTTTATTTGTATTGACATTTTTTTCAAAAGATGTTATAAGACTTATATTTTCTTATGGAAAGTTTAATGAAGAAGCTGTAAGAATAACAGCAGAATGTTTATTCTATTATTCATTGGGACTTCTTTTCTATGTGGGAGTACAATTAGTGAGTAAAGCATATTATGCTATGGGAGATAATAAAAGACCAGCGAAGTTTTCAATTATTGCAATTATTATGAATATAGTTTTAAATTACTTGTTTATAAAGAATTTTCAACATAAAGGTTTAGCTATGGCTACATCAATTTCATCAGGAGTAAATTTCTTTTTATTGTTATTTATATATGTAAAAAATTATGTAAAATTAGACTTAAAAAATCTTATTTTTACAAGTATAAAAATTTGTGTTTCATCTATAATAGCAACAGGTGCAGCATATTATATAAATAATGTAATTTTAAAATTAATAGTTTTTTCTGCTGTATTTTTATTACAATGGGTATATCCAATTTATAAGTATAGAGAAAGAATATTTTATAAAAAGTAA
- the coaBC gene encoding bifunctional phosphopantothenoylcysteine decarboxylase/phosphopantothenate--cysteine ligase CoaBC: MKNILLGVTGGIAAFKSASIVSLLKKKGYNVKVVMTKNATNIIGPLTLETLSRNRIYVDMWDTNPHYEVEHISLADWADMVLIAPATYNIIGKVANGIADDMLTTILSAISVRKPVFFALAMNVNMYENPILKENVDKLKSYGYRFIEAEEGLLACNYVAKGRMSEPKDIVEEIERYNIYSKIENCDTTLKGKKLLITSGRTKENIDPIRYLSNNSSGKMGYCLVQAAVDLGAEVTLISGPTNLDIPKGLKNFISVESAIQMYEKVDEYFKDTDIFIACAAVADYRPKEYKKEKIKKSDSDLTIELVRNPDILAEMGKKKDKQLLVGFAAETNDIKKNALKKLEKKNLDIIVANNASTMGTDSNTIEVIKRDKSSVEIKQKNKIELAYDILLEVILELKKDKNE, encoded by the coding sequence ATGAAAAATATTTTATTAGGAGTTACAGGAGGTATTGCAGCATTTAAGTCAGCAAGTATTGTGTCACTTCTTAAAAAGAAAGGTTACAATGTTAAAGTTGTAATGACAAAGAATGCTACAAATATAATAGGGCCTTTAACCTTGGAAACTCTTTCAAGAAATAGAATATATGTTGATATGTGGGATACTAATCCACATTATGAAGTTGAACATATTTCACTAGCAGATTGGGCAGATATGGTTTTAATTGCTCCTGCCACTTATAACATTATTGGTAAGGTAGCAAATGGAATAGCAGATGATATGCTTACAACAATCCTTTCTGCTATTTCAGTAAGAAAACCAGTGTTTTTTGCTCTTGCAATGAATGTAAATATGTATGAAAACCCAATCCTTAAAGAAAATGTTGATAAGTTAAAATCTTATGGTTACAGATTTATTGAAGCAGAAGAAGGTTTACTTGCTTGTAACTATGTTGCAAAGGGTAGAATGAGTGAGCCTAAAGATATTGTTGAAGAAATAGAAAGATATAATATTTATTCAAAGATAGAAAATTGTGATACTACATTGAAAGGTAAAAAACTTCTTATAACAAGTGGTAGAACAAAAGAAAATATAGACCCTATTAGATATTTATCAAATAATTCAAGTGGTAAAATGGGGTATTGTCTTGTACAGGCAGCTGTTGATTTAGGTGCAGAAGTAACTTTAATCAGTGGACCTACAAATTTAGATATACCAAAAGGACTTAAAAATTTTATTTCTGTGGAGTCGGCTATTCAAATGTATGAAAAAGTAGATGAATATTTTAAGGACACAGATATTTTTATAGCTTGTGCAGCTGTTGCAGATTATAGACCAAAAGAATATAAAAAAGAAAAGATAAAAAAATCAGATTCAGATTTGACTATAGAGTTGGTTAGAAACCCTGATATTTTAGCAGAAATGGGTAAGAAAAAAGATAAGCAACTATTAGTTGGTTTTGCAGCAGAAACTAATGATATAAAAAAAAATGCTTTAAAAAAATTAGAAAAGAAAAATTTAGATATTATAGTGGCAAATAATGCTTCTACAATGGGTACAGATAGCAATACAATTGAAGTTATAAAGAGAGATAAAAGTTCAGTTGAAATAAAACAAAAAAATAAAATAGAATTAGCTTATGATATTTTATTAGAAGTTATTTTAGAGTTAAAAAAGGATAAAAATGAATAG